From the genome of Prochlorococcus marinus XMU1419, one region includes:
- a CDS encoding DoxX family protein — protein MLSTILTKSFSKDTALLILRVITGTVLIHHGYEKLANIENFADAFVRPLHLPFPIFLSYIAAFSEIGGSWLLIIGLATRFGALAIVGTISVAIYHALVTSGFNIFLLELLLLYFASATSIALTGPGNFSLDEVIIRILKSEDEEEIIPSTKSKNSREVEVKEEASKGGLFQFLQANILSDTSS, from the coding sequence GTGCTTTCAACAATTCTTACCAAGTCGTTTAGCAAAGATACTGCTTTATTAATTCTTAGGGTTATAACTGGAACTGTTCTTATTCATCACGGTTATGAGAAATTAGCAAATATAGAAAATTTCGCTGACGCTTTTGTCAGACCTTTACATCTCCCATTCCCAATATTTTTATCATACATAGCAGCATTCTCCGAAATAGGTGGTAGTTGGCTACTAATTATCGGATTAGCTACAAGATTCGGGGCTTTGGCAATTGTGGGAACAATTTCTGTCGCTATATACCATGCACTTGTCACTTCAGGTTTTAATATTTTCTTACTAGAGCTTTTACTTTTGTATTTCGCTTCAGCAACTTCAATTGCATTAACAGGGCCTGGTAATTTCTCCTTAGATGAAGTTATTATTAGAATTTTGAAATCTGAAGATGAAGAGGAAATCATTCCTTCAACAAAATCAAAAAATTCTAGGGAAGTTGAAGTTAAAGAAGAAGCAAGTAAAGGAGGCTTATTTCAATTTCTGCAAGCGAACATACTCTCAGATACTTCAAGCTAA
- a CDS encoding methyltransferase family protein produces the protein MKLNQIINLHKGLTAFVVIGLMIFFDNFTIAPYVYLALHGTYGLLWLLKEKIFPDPYFKEKINFLTSVTGFIFLGSYWVAPYILISSQKSVPNIVIAVSVSINIIGVFLHFASDAQKYFSLKLKKDLIKEGFFKNIRNTNYLGEILIYLSFAILSMSFIPLVILAIFFSIVFLPRMIKKDKSLSKYDSFEEYKKKSGLILPKLNA, from the coding sequence ATGAAACTTAATCAAATAATTAATCTACATAAGGGGCTCACTGCATTTGTAGTGATAGGTCTTATGATTTTTTTTGATAATTTTACGATTGCTCCCTACGTTTATTTAGCACTGCATGGTACTTATGGATTACTTTGGCTTCTAAAAGAAAAGATATTCCCAGATCCTTATTTTAAAGAAAAAATCAATTTTTTAACTTCAGTTACTGGTTTTATTTTCCTTGGAAGTTACTGGGTAGCTCCCTACATTCTTATCTCATCTCAGAAATCTGTTCCAAATATCGTAATAGCTGTATCTGTGTCTATAAATATAATTGGTGTGTTTCTACACTTTGCAAGTGATGCCCAAAAATATTTTTCTCTTAAATTAAAAAAAGATCTAATTAAAGAAGGATTTTTCAAAAATATAAGGAATACAAATTATCTAGGAGAAATACTAATTTATCTATCATTCGCCATACTTTCAATGAGTTTCATACCATTAGTAATTCTTGCAATATTTTTCTCTATAGTTTTTCTACCAAGAATGATAAAAAAAGATAAATCGCTTTCAAAATATGATTCATTCGAAGAATACAAAAAGAAAAGTGGCCTTATATTGCCTAAATTAAATGCCTGA
- a CDS encoding FAD-binding domain-containing protein yields the protein MSFLLKAQKTWENFAKYKINDYAKLRNFDFGPNNESSVSKLSPFITHRILSEYDLIHDIKSKYKIKNSTKFVEEIFWRVYWKGWLENRPKVWKNFISENNLDFDYELYESAINGNTELDFFNSWVHELKQYNYLHNHTRMWFASTWIFNLGLPWQLGAKFFFKYLFDGDASSNLLSWRWVGGLQTKGKQYLFSSSNLRKFSNNRFNVEKISNQQIFLEESNQIPFEDEIYKNDMDPKSDNLIMFENDLHLATLKNLLLSYKKVFIILLKNEQRQIKLSESVLKFKQDLVSEFVEQFDNVEQIDPYSLENTFKNTNEIDIIYPGVGENYDFITEFKNLHHKKIFNLVRDEDLFAWKFAKKGFFKFKENIPKINQIILENYSKNNF from the coding sequence ATGTCATTTTTATTAAAAGCTCAAAAAACCTGGGAAAATTTTGCGAAATACAAAATCAATGATTATGCAAAATTAAGAAATTTTGATTTTGGGCCAAATAACGAAAGTTCAGTTTCAAAATTATCGCCTTTCATTACTCACAGAATATTATCGGAATATGATCTGATACATGATATTAAAAGTAAGTACAAAATCAAAAATTCAACTAAATTTGTTGAAGAAATATTTTGGAGAGTTTACTGGAAAGGGTGGTTGGAAAATAGACCTAAAGTTTGGAAAAACTTTATTTCAGAAAACAATCTCGATTTTGATTATGAGCTATATGAAAGTGCAATTAATGGTAATACAGAATTAGATTTTTTTAATTCTTGGGTCCATGAATTAAAGCAGTACAACTATTTGCATAACCATACAAGAATGTGGTTTGCGAGTACTTGGATATTTAATTTAGGCCTCCCATGGCAATTGGGAGCAAAGTTTTTCTTTAAATATCTTTTTGATGGAGATGCTTCATCTAATCTCCTTAGCTGGAGATGGGTAGGAGGATTGCAAACGAAGGGAAAACAATATCTTTTTTCATCATCAAACCTCAGAAAGTTTTCAAATAATAGATTTAATGTAGAAAAAATAAGTAATCAACAAATTTTTCTTGAAGAATCTAATCAAATACCATTTGAAGATGAGATTTATAAAAATGATATGGATCCTAAATCAGATAATCTGATTATGTTTGAAAATGATCTGCACCTTGCAACCCTTAAAAATTTACTTCTAAGCTATAAAAAAGTATTTATTATCCTTTTAAAAAATGAACAAAGACAAATTAAATTGTCTGAATCTGTTTTGAAATTTAAACAAGATTTGGTCTCTGAATTTGTAGAGCAATTTGATAATGTTGAACAGATTGATCCTTATTCATTGGAAAATACTTTTAAAAATACTAATGAAATAGACATTATTTATCCTGGAGTGGGAGAAAATTATGATTTCATAACTGAATTTAAAAATTTACACCATAAAAAAATTTTTAACCTTGTTAGAGATGAAGATTTATTTGCTTGGAAATTCGCCAAAAAAGGGTTTTTCAAATTTAAAGAAAATATTCCGAAAATCAATCAGATAATATTAGAAAATTATTCAAAAAATAATTTTTAA
- a CDS encoding GAF domain-containing protein, translated as MQNLVSKKEGEERRLKALAEYRILGTKPESCYDDITKIAATTCNVPISLMTLVDKDKQWFKSKIGLQISETRRDWSFCTHAIKENSPLIIHDAFQDERFINNPLVTGDPKIRFYAGFPLRNSDGNKLGTLCVIDRKPGNLTTQQFNIMELLSKQIVSFLELRKKSLNLLDALSNLHKQEGILSVCSYCREVKNKEGDWMHLEKYLSKISDIRFSHGVCDNCMEKHFPDVIEVWNKKDFFEDGQKRFLES; from the coding sequence ATGCAGAATCTTGTATCAAAAAAAGAAGGAGAGGAAAGAAGATTAAAAGCTTTAGCAGAATATAGGATTTTGGGAACCAAGCCAGAATCATGTTATGACGATATTACAAAAATTGCTGCTACAACCTGTAATGTGCCTATTTCTTTAATGACATTGGTAGACAAAGATAAACAATGGTTTAAATCCAAAATAGGACTTCAAATATCAGAAACTAGAAGAGATTGGTCTTTTTGTACCCATGCAATAAAAGAAAATAGTCCATTAATTATTCATGATGCTTTCCAAGATGAAAGGTTTATAAATAATCCATTGGTAACAGGAGACCCCAAGATTCGTTTTTATGCAGGTTTCCCCCTTAGAAATAGTGATGGTAATAAACTTGGAACTCTTTGTGTAATAGACAGAAAGCCAGGAAATCTAACTACACAACAATTCAATATTATGGAATTATTATCCAAGCAAATAGTTTCATTCTTAGAGCTTAGAAAAAAGTCATTGAACTTGCTAGATGCTTTGTCTAACTTGCACAAACAGGAAGGTATTTTATCTGTCTGTTCATATTGCAGAGAAGTGAAAAATAAGGAGGGCGATTGGATGCATTTAGAAAAATATCTTTCGAAAATTAGTGATATTAGATTCAGTCATGGGGTTTGTGATAATTGTATGGAAAAACATTTCCCAGATGTAATCGAAGTATGGAATAAAAAGGATTTCTTTGAAGATGGTCAAAAAAGGTTTTTAGAGTCCTAG
- the murD gene encoding UDP-N-acetylmuramoyl-L-alanine--D-glutamate ligase: MIDNHSSKRNINLVIGLGKSGFWAAKYLRSINKRVIVWESKDGRDFLERKTELEELNVLVSLKKEFVFEEIQPFVKEIESVVVSPSIPYDHITIIELKKKGIQVIGEINVAWEILKDTNWIGITGTNGKTTVTHLLSHILSDNGLYAPFAGNIGTPLCKYAHSKKHEKIDWVVAELSSYQIEISPEVKPNIGIWTTFTEDHLERHKTLENYFNIKKSLLEKSDFRIYNYDDENLRNHCSSLSRGVWITTSFDKSNFIQCDYWIDDQAYIVERGKKLFKLEYFSLKGMHNLQNLLLVIAAARKVGLSGKKIKDSLSNYKQLPHRMETIYKNNDLEIINDSKATNFDSSIAGISSIEGQIIIIAGGRLKGNEYSEWIKVLKKKVKCVFLFGESSKVLKMALIKEGFKKNIFEFSELKELLNFVFHYLQNNRVGTLLFSPSCSSFDQFKNYEERGDYFKKLISEKLKVN; this comes from the coding sequence ATGATAGATAATCATTCAAGTAAAAGAAATATTAATCTTGTAATTGGATTAGGTAAATCTGGATTTTGGGCTGCCAAGTATTTGAGAAGCATCAATAAAAGAGTAATTGTTTGGGAAAGTAAAGATGGGAGAGACTTCTTAGAAAGAAAAACAGAATTAGAAGAGCTTAATGTACTAGTTTCCCTGAAAAAAGAATTTGTATTTGAAGAAATTCAACCTTTTGTGAAAGAGATTGAATCTGTTGTTGTAAGTCCATCAATACCTTATGACCATATAACTATTATTGAATTAAAAAAAAAGGGGATTCAAGTAATTGGAGAAATTAATGTTGCATGGGAAATTTTAAAAGACACTAATTGGATAGGTATTACTGGCACTAATGGCAAGACTACTGTTACTCATCTACTAAGCCATATACTCTCCGATAATGGATTATATGCTCCTTTTGCTGGAAATATTGGTACACCTTTATGTAAATATGCTCACTCCAAAAAACATGAAAAAATTGATTGGGTTGTAGCTGAATTAAGCAGTTATCAAATAGAAATATCTCCAGAAGTAAAACCTAATATTGGAATATGGACAACCTTCACAGAAGATCACCTTGAAAGACATAAAACACTTGAGAACTATTTCAACATAAAAAAAAGCTTGCTAGAAAAATCTGATTTTAGAATTTATAATTATGACGATGAAAACCTCAGAAATCACTGCAGTTCGCTATCAAGAGGGGTTTGGATAACAACTAGTTTCGATAAATCAAATTTTATTCAATGCGATTATTGGATAGATGATCAAGCATACATTGTTGAGAGAGGAAAGAAATTATTCAAACTTGAATATTTTTCTTTAAAAGGAATGCATAATCTTCAAAATCTTTTATTGGTAATTGCAGCAGCAAGAAAAGTTGGATTATCTGGAAAGAAGATTAAAGATTCTTTATCTAATTACAAACAATTACCCCATAGGATGGAAACAATTTATAAAAATAATGATCTGGAAATCATTAATGATAGTAAAGCTACAAATTTTGACTCATCTATTGCAGGAATAAGTTCAATTGAAGGTCAAATAATAATCATTGCTGGTGGTAGATTAAAAGGTAATGAATATAGTGAGTGGATAAAAGTTTTAAAGAAAAAAGTTAAATGTGTTTTTCTTTTTGGAGAAAGCTCAAAAGTCCTTAAAATGGCTCTTATAAAGGAAGGATTTAAAAAAAATATTTTTGAATTTTCAGAACTAAAAGAGCTTTTAAATTTTGTTTTTCATTATTTACAAAATAATAGGGTTGGAACATTATTATTCTCACCATCATGCTCTAGTTTTGATCAATTTAAAAATTATGAAGAGCGTGGAGATTATTTCAAGAAACTAATAAGTGAAAAATTAAAGGTTAATTAA
- a CDS encoding NAD-dependent DNA ligase has product MNNLLVRDVKYLDEQYRIGEGIISDDAFKQLEKLFIPVDPEPDYFNQKNNKLLPKLAKENYKEFLESLLTKTRLSIQPKIDGCAIAIRYIDGKFNKAITKKGLDVSSKIKQIKNVPDCIPIKRDFQIRGELYATNQVAGISQRITRKYLNDKKGIGESLRFCCFQILNGRLNQYETLNYLKKCGFSTPDSYFTNHTSEIQIYKKNWLEKKIFAKYPTNGIVIKINSRKLQLLREKSLSQNNEWQYAIEK; this is encoded by the coding sequence ATGAATAATTTATTAGTGAGAGATGTTAAGTATCTAGATGAACAATACAGAATAGGTGAAGGCATAATTTCGGATGATGCATTTAAGCAACTTGAAAAGCTCTTTATTCCTGTTGATCCAGAGCCTGACTACTTTAATCAAAAAAATAATAAACTTTTGCCAAAATTAGCCAAAGAAAACTATAAAGAATTTTTGGAAAGTTTATTAACAAAAACAAGATTAAGCATTCAACCAAAAATTGATGGCTGTGCTATTGCAATTAGATATATAGATGGCAAGTTTAATAAAGCAATTACAAAAAAAGGATTAGATGTTTCAAGCAAAATTAAACAAATTAAAAATGTCCCCGATTGTATTCCTATCAAACGAGATTTTCAAATTAGAGGTGAACTATACGCTACAAACCAAGTTGCCGGCATTTCCCAAAGAATTACAAGAAAATACCTCAATGATAAGAAAGGGATTGGAGAAAGTCTCCGCTTTTGCTGTTTCCAAATACTTAATGGAAGACTTAATCAATACGAAACCCTTAACTATCTTAAAAAATGTGGCTTCAGCACCCCTGACAGTTACTTCACAAATCATACAAGCGAAATCCAAATATATAAAAAAAATTGGTTAGAGAAAAAAATATTTGCGAAATATCCAACTAATGGGATAGTTATAAAAATAAATAGTAGGAAATTACAGTTACTTAGAGAGAAAAGTTTATCTCAAAATAACGAATGGCAATATGCCATTGAAAAATAA
- a CDS encoding oxidoreductase: MTATISRPKISNWETSNIPNLTGKTALITGANSGLGYYTAKALAEKNAHVVIACRSLEKANQTIKKLKCLNPEGLFTPLELDLSDLKNIIEIQSKIFDNFENLDLLINNAGIMHPPKTLSAQGYEIQFAVNHLAHMLLTLKLLPIIEKKEESRIVTVTSGAQFFGKVGWKNLKAENYYNKWESYSNSKLANVMFALELNENLKHKNILSLAAHPGIAKTNLFTAQKPNPGPLETFSLELFSPIFQTAEMGALPQLFAATSPDARGGDHYGPRFNFRGHPKLSPTSPFAMNKKERKNLWEKSLEILSNFL; this comes from the coding sequence ATGACTGCCACTATTTCAAGACCTAAAATCTCTAACTGGGAAACATCTAATATTCCAAATCTTACAGGCAAAACAGCGCTAATCACAGGTGCGAATAGTGGTCTTGGATACTACACTGCTAAGGCCTTAGCAGAAAAAAATGCTCATGTTGTTATAGCTTGTAGATCGCTTGAAAAAGCTAATCAAACTATCAAAAAACTTAAATGTCTTAATCCTGAAGGATTATTTACACCTTTAGAATTAGATTTGTCAGATTTAAAAAATATTATTGAAATTCAGTCCAAAATTTTTGATAATTTTGAAAATTTAGATTTACTAATCAATAATGCAGGCATTATGCATCCGCCTAAAACTCTTAGTGCTCAAGGATATGAAATACAATTTGCAGTTAATCATCTAGCTCACATGCTTTTGACTTTAAAGCTACTTCCAATTATTGAAAAAAAAGAAGAATCTAGAATAGTGACGGTAACTTCCGGAGCACAATTTTTTGGCAAAGTTGGTTGGAAAAATCTGAAAGCCGAAAACTATTACAACAAATGGGAATCTTACTCCAATAGCAAATTGGCAAATGTAATGTTTGCTTTGGAACTAAATGAGAACTTAAAGCACAAAAATATACTTTCTTTAGCTGCTCACCCAGGAATTGCAAAAACAAATCTCTTTACTGCTCAAAAACCTAACCCTGGTCCATTAGAAACATTCTCATTAGAATTATTTAGTCCTATTTTTCAAACTGCTGAGATGGGTGCTCTACCTCAGCTTTTTGCAGCTACTTCACCAGACGCAAGAGGCGGTGATCATTATGGTCCTAGATTTAATTTCAGAGGTCATCCAAAACTATCCCCAACTTCTCCTTTCGCCATGAATAAAAAAGAAAGAAAAAATTTATGGGAAAAAAGCCTTGAAATACTTAGTAACTTCCTATAA
- a CDS encoding MATH domain-containing protein, translating to MSESNNLPQAISHKKLSYLMLKAQKDSYFSDELAKIESPEKREFEELINNWEASTKKVVNELSKRKEILLKDKSPNSLIALGAMEVHLNMALQALNAFNKGVDE from the coding sequence ATGAGTGAATCTAACAATTTACCTCAAGCAATAAGTCATAAAAAATTAAGCTACTTGATGCTTAAGGCACAAAAGGATTCTTATTTTTCTGATGAATTAGCAAAAATAGAAAGCCCTGAAAAAAGAGAATTTGAAGAATTAATCAACAACTGGGAAGCTTCAACTAAGAAGGTAGTTAATGAGTTATCAAAAAGAAAAGAGATTTTACTAAAAGATAAATCACCAAATTCTTTAATTGCACTTGGTGCCATGGAAGTTCACCTTAATATGGCTTTGCAAGCCTTAAATGCATTTAATAAAGGAGTTGATGAGTAA
- a CDS encoding pyridoxamine 5'-phosphate oxidase family protein, with amino-acid sequence MPDNNLPSWRQDLKSSRKKEGKSPSNRWIQLATVSEENEPRLRTVVFRGWHKDSSMIIFTDRRSEKIGHLKSNPNAEILWFFLKTKSQYRFKGKIHELSDNKNYWDLLSEKSKSSWFWGSPGEKINPKVQSSYEILSNLPKSENFAVLNFEIDSVDLLKLEQPVHKRYLWEKSKKWEKVEINP; translated from the coding sequence ATGCCTGATAACAACTTACCCAGTTGGAGGCAAGATTTAAAATCTTCTAGAAAAAAAGAGGGCAAATCACCCTCTAATAGATGGATACAGCTTGCAACAGTCAGCGAAGAAAATGAGCCAAGATTAAGAACAGTTGTTTTCAGAGGATGGCACAAAGATAGTTCAATGATTATTTTTACAGATAGAAGAAGTGAAAAAATTGGACATTTAAAATCCAACCCCAATGCAGAAATATTATGGTTCTTTTTGAAAACCAAATCACAATATAGATTCAAAGGAAAAATACATGAATTAAGTGATAACAAAAATTATTGGGATTTATTATCAGAAAAATCAAAATCTTCTTGGTTTTGGGGATCTCCTGGAGAGAAAATAAACCCTAAAGTCCAATCTTCTTATGAAATATTATCCAATCTTCCTAAGTCAGAAAATTTTGCAGTTCTAAATTTTGAAATCGATTCAGTAGATCTTCTTAAATTAGAACAGCCTGTTCATAAAAGATATCTTTGGGAAAAGAGTAAGAAATGGGAAAAAGTTGAAATTAATCCTTAA
- a CDS encoding photosystem II S4 domain protein, with protein MIDLKEILINSNYKKETEELINIANLAYKHWETYWTGFNSTYVCEEILKDFENLNDFKFFIYGGFSSAQRSRIACFRGDNVPEEDALKSNFPAQGIKINGNFLFDNATQDDFRSLLIENGVNQIKVGDIWTIGDRGAQGIIDNSNIKHLDEKIFYLRDVKVKVNVVGIDELQIPAGRSKKLVNTVEASTRLDAIASAGFRVSRTKIIERIENGMLRLNGSKVNKPTINLKIGDKLELENKGFIEILNLEITKRERWKVKLLRK; from the coding sequence ATGATTGACTTAAAAGAGATCTTAATAAATTCAAATTACAAAAAAGAAACTGAGGAATTAATAAATATTGCTAACTTAGCCTACAAACACTGGGAAACTTATTGGACTGGGTTTAATTCAACTTATGTTTGCGAAGAGATTTTAAAAGATTTTGAAAATTTAAATGATTTCAAATTTTTTATTTATGGAGGATTCTCCTCTGCCCAAAGATCTAGGATAGCTTGCTTTAGAGGAGATAATGTTCCTGAAGAGGATGCGCTAAAAAGTAATTTTCCAGCTCAAGGAATAAAAATTAATGGAAATTTTTTATTTGATAATGCTACACAAGACGACTTTAGATCCCTCCTAATTGAAAATGGGGTTAATCAAATAAAAGTTGGAGATATATGGACTATTGGCGATAGGGGAGCACAAGGGATAATAGATAATTCAAATATTAAGCATCTAGATGAAAAGATTTTTTATTTAAGAGACGTAAAAGTAAAAGTTAATGTAGTAGGTATAGATGAATTACAAATACCTGCTGGAAGATCAAAAAAACTTGTCAATACAGTAGAAGCTTCAACAAGATTAGATGCTATAGCTTCAGCTGGATTTAGGGTATCACGAACCAAAATCATTGAAAGGATAGAAAATGGAATGCTCAGATTAAATGGAAGCAAAGTTAATAAGCCAACAATTAATCTAAAAATTGGCGACAAACTAGAACTTGAAAATAAAGGATTTATTGAAATTCTAAATTTAGAAATAACCAAAAGAGAACGATGGAAAGTTAAATTACTTAGAAAATGA
- a CDS encoding pirin family protein, whose protein sequence is MSLKIIKIRKSHERFRSTREWLNSMHSFSFAEHRDPKWDNFGKIRVINEDIISPNAGFDTHSHANMEIITVVTKGAITHRDSLNNLGKIHKDEVQVMSAGTGISHSEKNEENVNCKLFQIWIYPQKENIKPRYDQISLNEKLWDNLIFNYKEGKNNKLFLNQSISLWRCKYKPIKEKKLPLKIDKYNWIQIIEGNLLLKSKDSKSNIFLESGDGLGFEVNYYDDVSLDTEKNLDFLLFSMPSL, encoded by the coding sequence ATGTCTTTGAAAATAATTAAAATAAGGAAATCGCACGAAAGATTTAGATCGACTAGAGAATGGCTAAATTCGATGCATTCATTTTCTTTTGCAGAGCATAGAGATCCAAAATGGGATAATTTTGGGAAAATTAGAGTTATAAACGAAGATATTATTTCTCCTAATGCAGGATTTGATACACATTCTCATGCAAATATGGAAATAATTACTGTCGTAACAAAAGGAGCAATAACTCATAGAGACTCTTTAAACAATCTTGGGAAAATTCACAAAGATGAAGTACAAGTTATGTCTGCAGGTACTGGAATCTCTCATAGCGAGAAGAATGAAGAAAATGTGAATTGTAAGTTGTTCCAGATTTGGATATACCCTCAAAAAGAAAATATCAAACCTCGATATGATCAAATTTCATTAAATGAAAAGTTGTGGGACAATCTTATTTTTAATTACAAAGAAGGTAAAAATAATAAGCTTTTTCTAAATCAAAGTATCTCTTTATGGCGTTGTAAATATAAGCCAATTAAAGAAAAAAAATTGCCATTAAAAATCGATAAATATAATTGGATACAAATAATAGAAGGTAATCTTTTATTAAAAAGTAAAGACTCTAAATCAAATATATTTCTCGAATCTGGAGATGGCTTGGGTTTTGAAGTTAATTATTATGATGATGTTTCTTTAGATACTGAAAAAAACTTAGATTTTCTCTTATTTTCGATGCCTTCCTTATAA
- a CDS encoding DUF1643 domain-containing protein, with translation MNYLFLERNCLISANKLYRWSLSYKISKSKKEIIFIGLNPSLSDEVFLDNTTKKIIKISKNNNYGKVKLINLFALISSKPEKLFKHKNPVGYLNNNHIYKNLKHWSESKNCDLWLGWGNKGKFLNRNKRISKKIMQYNSIRKSNFDNPLGPLLIKKTIKDNPIHPLYCSDYSILQSYF, from the coding sequence TTGAATTATTTATTTCTAGAAAGAAATTGTTTAATAAGTGCAAACAAACTATATAGATGGAGTTTAAGTTATAAGATTTCTAAATCTAAAAAAGAGATTATCTTTATTGGTTTAAATCCCTCATTATCGGATGAAGTTTTCTTGGACAACACAACAAAAAAGATAATCAAAATTTCGAAAAACAATAATTACGGCAAAGTAAAATTAATAAATCTATTTGCTCTTATTTCAAGCAAACCAGAAAAACTTTTTAAACATAAAAACCCTGTGGGGTACCTAAACAATAATCATATTTATAAAAACTTAAAACACTGGTCTGAAAGTAAAAATTGTGATTTATGGTTAGGTTGGGGCAACAAAGGTAAATTTCTAAATAGAAATAAAAGAATATCAAAAAAAATAATGCAATATAACTCAATTAGGAAAAGTAATTTTGATAATCCTCTTGGACCGCTTTTAATTAAGAAAACAATCAAAGATAATCCAATACACCCTCTATATTGTTCTGATTATTCCATCCTCCAATCTTATTTTTAG
- a CDS encoding DUF2214 family protein has protein sequence MLLGTLLTGEIAKSALVAYVHYLGIILCFGSLLFERLTLKVGLNRNETISMIIADVVYGLAGVAILVTGILRVKYFGQGGDFYTGNPVFWIKVSLYILVGLLSLYPTTTYILWAIPLSKNKLPEISENLVNRFRIIITTELVGFATIPFFATLMARGVGLG, from the coding sequence ATGTTATTAGGAACTTTATTGACAGGTGAAATTGCTAAAAGTGCATTAGTAGCATATGTTCATTATTTAGGAATAATACTGTGTTTCGGTTCTCTTTTATTTGAAAGATTGACTCTCAAAGTAGGTCTTAATAGAAATGAGACGATCTCAATGATAATTGCAGATGTGGTTTATGGTTTAGCAGGAGTTGCGATATTAGTTACTGGGATTTTGCGTGTTAAGTATTTTGGTCAAGGAGGTGATTTCTATACAGGTAATCCTGTGTTTTGGATAAAGGTTTCTCTTTATATTCTTGTGGGATTACTTTCTTTATATCCAACAACAACCTATATCTTATGGGCCATTCCATTAAGTAAGAATAAATTACCTGAAATATCTGAAAATCTAGTCAATAGGTTCAGAATAATCATTACTACTGAATTAGTGGGCTTTGCAACTATACCTTTTTTTGCCACTCTCATGGCTAGAGGTGTAGGTTTAGGTTGA